From the Anopheles merus strain MAF chromosome 2L, AmerM5.1, whole genome shotgun sequence genome, the window TTCGCGAACCGGGCCGACCGTCTGTTGGGAACGAACGGgagcacgtgtgtgtgtgtgtgtgttttgcagaGGAGATCCGGAGGTGGTGGATCCGTTTCGGTTTGCCGACGGTGGTGTAGTGCTGAACAAATCGTACCGGTCCGTCAGTGTGGAGCAGCAGGAGGTCCGAGAAGGTGTAGTGTAGAGCAGAAGgatcagaagaagaaaacatacacacaatggCAGGTGCGACTGATCCTTTCAGACAgtgaaaatgaaggaaaatatACTGGCTGCTCCTTTTGCCAATGCCGTTGCGTCCAATGCGTTTAGTTATAGTTTCGGAATGTATGCTAAGTTAGGCCAATTACCCTCGTTTCATGTTGCAGATCACGAACACGATCACGACCAtgacgacgaccacgaccaCGACCACGACCATGACCATCCCTCGGTGCTGTTGCGGCTGCACGGTACTCTCATGGTAGTTGCTTGGCTGTTCTTCAATTCCCTCGGGAACACCGTCGCAAGGTAGGAGCTGTGCATACAAGAGCTTGTGCAATAATAAACCGTTTACCGCTTCTTGTCGAGCTTACCCCACCAACGAATCTGTCGTTCGAATTTGCTTCCAGGTATTTCAAAACAACATGGACCACCCGTCGGTACTTTGGAGTGCCGGTGTGGAATTTTGTAAGTTTTCTAATCGCAAAAACAGCCACAAAACCACGGATAGCtttatgttttgcattttgttttgtcttgtattgtttttttttgcacctacATAGTACCATAGGATTTACATGATGGCCAGCTGGATACTGACATGCGCCGCCATCGTGTGCATTTTTGTCGATGTGCAGGGATTTGAGGCACACGCGCACAGCATCGTCGGGCTGGCGACGTTCGCCCTCGTGTTCATCCAACCCATCCTGGGACTAATGAGACCGAGCCAGCAGCCGGCCCAGTCCGCGATTAGAATCCTGCACACTCTCCTGGGCCATGCTGCCTACATCCTGGCAGGTAAATTAAGCCTTCCCTGTCCAAACCAGTCCCTCCACGAGCTCGTAGCTACACCCGAACAGACTAATTACTCTCCATACACCTATGCGCCGTGTTGTTATCCCCAACCTCTTGCATTGCAGTAACGAACATGTTCCTGGGAGTCGGACTGGAAGCGGCCCACATATCCTCGGTGATGTATGGCCTGCTTGCCGGTGCAGTGGGCATTCACGTGCTGGCCCATGTAGCTTTCAACGTAAGTCCCCTTTGCCTACCAACACCATCGTCCACCCAAATCGAGTGCATTCATTAACGGTAATTTACACGCCCGTCTTTTGGGTGCGCTCCCGTCTCTCATGACGcggggttttattttttgagcaggtactcgaatatCTTACCAGACGGAAGGGAGGCGAATTGGACGTAAATAAGGACGCATCGGTAGGTAGCTTACGGAATGGAGAAGGAATTAGTGGCTTTACCACACCGCAACGGCTTTTCATTTACCGACCTGTTTCTCTTTCCTTTTCGGAACAGTTTTCACGCTGGCGGAAAACTACACTGATGGTACAAATGATTGCACTGTACGCGTTCACCATCGCAAACGTGGTGTTCGTATGGCGCGGCTAGCCACGTCGGAAGCAGACACGTTCCACACGGTTCCTCGTAAGAGAACGCAAGGTCAACTGTACAATACACTACCACCCTTAACTGTGATGAATACATTTGTCTCACTCCAAACATATACATTTTGCATCATTAGTCGCTTACGCTCTGGTGCACGTTTGTGGGCCAATTTCCTCCCGCTCAATGTCAGGCAACGCATGGCTCCAGGTTTGTAGTGGATTGGAAAGATAAGAACGCGGCCAGATAATTGATAACCGTTCCCTATCGTCAGCCTGGTCGCGAGTAGAGCAGCGTGTCTGTATCTTTAGCGGCCAGTAAAGTGTCCCGCGTCTGATCCCGCTCATCGGGCGTACTCTCCTCCCATAATGCTCTGATAGGTGGCGATTACCTATTTGATTGTGTATCATTATCTGCCTGCAGGTCGTGGCCGCATGCGACAATGTAAACATAATGCACAACGATAACACATCTGTGGCTCAAAGAATACGATAGACGGGGTTTTTCTTATCAGATAAAATGCTgcatcataaaaataaataacttccTTTAATTACTTTATCGCTCTCCGAGACAAGGGTTACGAATTTCCCACAATCACATGCTGCATTTCGATTCCATTCAGAAGAGcttgcatttttgtttcttttcttttcggaCAAAAATAATCTTTCAGCAGTGTCCTTCACCTCAAAAGTAACACCAAAACTAATCCTCATCATAGAGCATGCATTCCTTTCCACACTGCATGCAATGTTACGTGCATACTTTAATGCATCTGCCTTCATCGCGTACCACTCCGACGAGCAGCTTCCAATTTTGCATCCCCTCGCAAGTGCTTACCCCAGCAATCCAGCTCTTACGCGGCAGTGCAATCCAGCGGGCCAGCAACCATCTGCATGTTAATATCCATTAAAAACCCATGCCATCTCTGCCATCGCGCGAAAATACTAATGCTTTCACGTTCAGGCCTTTGCGCGTCTTCTCCGTGCGCTGTTCCAGCCCTTGTGTAAGTCGACATCGCgtacatcatcatcacccacCATCGTTCTGGACGGATGATGAGTACCACgacgatgctgatgatgatgatggtgactACTGGTGCATTTGGGCCATCGGGTCCAATGGGGGTTTTCACTCGGGTCTACTGCGGCAGCTGATACTGCTGCTGATCACGCCCGGTACAAAGGCAAAAGAAGCtggtggaggagaaggatacGCTTTGAAACGGATTATTATAATTAGATGCGAATGCTGTTTGCTCCCGCGAGCCAGGGCTAACAGTATGCGACGTGGCAAAGACTTCCCATATTATATttacattttcaatttatttgctaATCATAAGAAGAGATTCTGTCGCATTTTCGGGCTTTGATGCGATTATATAGCACCACGTGTAGAGTAGCTGTGCATAAGTTGCTTGCATGTAGTGTATTTGATTGTAAATGGTAAGGTTAATTTAAGTAAGAGGATTATACAGTGGATACTAAAGCACAACAATCCTTTATAGCATTTGATTGCTTGTACTTGTGTACCGCTTACAATACAAGCTACTAGGTATTTCTAGCTAAATAGCAAACACTATACATtactgttcactgctgctgttCCAAATGTACAACTGTCATGTTTTGCAAACGATGAAACTTTTTGTTGGCCCCGTAAAACCATCGAAAATTGAAGCACGATTTTCCTAGCGCTTTGCTTCTCTCTCACGCTTATCTCACACGTTGCCCCAACTTGCTCAAGCAACACATGATTCATTAGCTTCGAAATCTGTTCTACCACCTCCCTCTGCCGGCCAGACGGCAGGTGCATCTTGCAAGATGATCGACCAAGATTACAAACGCTCCCCGTGCCCCGTGGCTCTTCGCCACCATTTTGCATACGTGCTTTGCAGTTGCATCATAATCTGTACAACGGCGCGTAACTATGATTTACGCTTCACCGACTATGCGATGGCGGAGACTTTACCAACCTTTTGTctaatacacaaacacacacacacacacacgcgccatGCTTCCTGTACAAAGACCTATAAATTCTGGCTGGAATAAATTATAAGCCATATTCACGTGCCCCCCTTTCGTACGCTTCGCACCCTCACTAACCGATCCACCTTTTCCGAGCTGAAGAAACTGCTGAAGTGTTCCATTTGATCCAAAACACGGCATTAGTTCGCCTATAATGCTGATTTAAAACCTTTCCCATTCCCGCACTACCGTGAATGTTGCTCGGTGCTAATGGGGAAGGTGTTCCGAAGCAGGCGTATATACAGTACACAGCACATATCAGGGTTGCAGTTCCGGTGTATCCCCGCGTCGGTTTAGCCTTCTCGTTACAAAGTTTGCTCGCCAACACGGTACTACACGCGTATGCCGTGCAAACGATGTTTATCTTCGGGGAAGAAAAAGTTTCCCCCCTTTGCCCTGCTCCGACCAGGTTCCGTGCCGAGTCCCAGTGCAACTGCATGCCATATCGATCGTATCTCGCAAGGATTGTGGCTGTTGTAGCAGAACACCAAACCGCTGATGCACGCACCGTACCGTTCCTTTGCCCGGTGCGGTTGCGGATTACAGATTATGTAGGGCGAGGTTCAGCGGGAAGTGCAGTGTTGTGCACAATGGCACcggttgcatacatttaggcgttttcGTCTGCCAACTGTACGTTTGGTGAAAGTCCCTACCCGAATGTTGGTAGT encodes:
- the LOC121592457 gene encoding putative ferric-chelate reductase 1 homolog, yielding MADHEHDHDHDDDHDHDHDHDHPSVLLRLHGTLMVVAWLFFNSLGNTVARYFKTTWTTRRYFGVPVWNFYHRIYMMASWILTCAAIVCIFVDVQGFEAHAHSIVGLATFALVFIQPILGLMRPSQQPAQSAIRILHTLLGHAAYILAVTNMFLGVGLEAAHISSVMYGLLAGAVGIHVLAHVAFNVLEYLTRRKGGELDVNKDASFSRWRKTTLMVQMIALYAFTIANVVFVWRG